Within the Corallococcus exiguus genome, the region CGGTACTTCCTGGACAACGTGGCGGAATGGATCCTGGAGCTGGACCGCGGCGAGGGGGTGCCCTGGAAGGGGAACTACTCCAGCTGGCTGGACCAGAAGCAGAAGCGGTTGGAGTTGGAGGAGAAGTCGGAGAGCCACCGTCAGAAGACGCTCAAGCGCGAGCTGGAGTGGGTGCGGGCGTCTCCGAAGGCGCGTCAGGCGAAGAGCAAGGCGCGCATCGCCGCGTACGAGGAGCTGTTCAACCAGTCGCAGCAGAAGCGGGACGTGACGGGCGAGGTGATGATTCCGCCGGGTCCGCCGCTGGGTGGGTTGGTGGTGGAGGCGAAGGGGCTGCGCAAGGCGTACGGCGACCGGCTGCTCATCGACGAGCTGAACTTCAAGCTGCCGCCGGGCGGCATCGTGGGCGTGATTGGCCCGAACGGCGCGGGCAAGACGACGCTGTTCCGGATGATGACGGGCACGGAGAAGCCGGACGCGGGCGAGCTGCGGATTGGCGAGTCGGTGGTGATGGCCTACGTGGACCAGAGCCGCGACTCGCTGGACGGTGAGCAGTCGGTGTTCCAGGAGGTGAGCGGGGGGTTGGACCTCATCGACCTGGGCAAGGCGGGCACGGTGCCAAGCCGCGCGTACCTGTCGGGCTTCGCGTTCAAGGGCACGGATCAGCAGAAGCGGGTGAAGGACCTGTCCGGCGGCGAGCGCAACCGGCTGCACCTGGCGAAGATGCTCAAAGCCGGCGGCAACCTGCTGCTGTTGGACGAGCCCACGAACGACCTGGACGTGGAGACGCTGCGAAGCCTGGAGGACGCGCTCTTGAGCTTCGCGGGCTGCGCGGTGGTCATCAGCCACGACCGCTGGTTCCTGGACCGCATCGTCACGCACATCCTGGCGTTCGAAGGCGACAGCAAGGCCTTCTTCTTCGAGGGCAACTTCGAGGACTACGAAGCGGACAAGAAGAAGCGCCTGGGCCCGGACGCGCTGGAGCCGCACCGGATCCGGTACCGCCCGCTGACGAAGGGCTGAGACTGCGGTGTGCTGTGCTCCGCCCTGTGAGTGATTCCGGGGCGGAGGTGTCGTCGGGAGGAGGGTGCACGCGTGATCGAGAAGGTGCAGTTCCGCAACTTCAAGGCGTACCGCTCACTCGACCTGGACCTGGAGCCCTTCACCGTGCTGGTGGGGCCGAATGCTTCGGGCAAGACGACGCTGCTGGATGGCTTGCGGATGCCGACCATGCTTGCCCCTTTCAAAACGGGAGCAGGTGCATCTGAACTCATTCCGGCGAGCTTTATTTCGTTTGGAGTCAACCAGCCAGCGGAGTTGGTCTTTCAGTCTCACTTGAGGCAAACACCCGCCAAAGTGGTTATCAAGGGAGTCGGAGCGCCTATCCCTAGCATTAGTCGCCAACTGGAGGAGGATATGGCGACCCCGGAGGCGGTAAGGCGCGCAAATCATGAGCTGCGCCAGTTCTTGCACACGGCAACGCTCCTGCGATTTGAAGCACGGAAGCTCGCGGGCGCGTCGTATAGCGAGGAGCAGGTGCCCAAGGTTTCAAGGGACGGCACGGGACTGGCTTCCACGATTGCGTTCCTCAAGTTGAGCCATGAGGACCTGTTCGGAGAGATTGAATCCGCGCTGAAGCAGGTCGTGCCGTCCGTGCGGAAGATTCGTGTCGAGCGTGCTGCCGTCGAGCAGAGCAATCTGCGAACGATTGCGCTTGATGATCAGAAGACCCATGTGTCCGAGAAACGGACGCTCTGGGGAAATCGGATCGTGCTGGACATGCAGGGCGCAAAGGGCGTGCCAGCGGACTCCGTGGGCGAAGGCACGTTGATGGCATTGGGATTGTTGACCGTGCTGCTCGGACCCCAGCGACCCAAGCTTCTCCTCTTGGATGACATTGAGCTAGCGCTTCATCCCGTGGCACAGGGAAAGCTCGTCGGGGTCCTGCGTACCATTCAGAAGAACGATCCCGAGTTGCAGATCGCGGCGACAAGCCATTCGCCCTTCATCCTGAACTACCTGAAGCCGGAGGAGATCCGGATGACCTTCCTGGCGGAGAACGGGTTCGCTCGCTGCGAGAAGCTCACGGCACATCCTGAGTTCGAGAAGTGGAAGGACCTGATGAGCCCCGGCGAGTTCTGGAGCACTGTGGGCGAGAGCTGGATTGGCAAGGTGCCCGCGTCCGCGCCGCATGAGTGAGCCTGCTTACGAATTTGGCGTCGTCTGCGAGGCCCCTGCTGACCAGGATACGGCCTGCTTGCTCGCGGACCGAGTCCTGGTCCACAAGATTGACTGGCTCGACGCTGAGATGCTGGACATGCAGCGTCAATGGCGAGGGCTGACATCCGCGAC harbors:
- the ettA gene encoding energy-dependent translational throttle protein EttA, whose product is MAQNFIFTMQDLRKVKNGKDILKGIYLSFFPGAKIGVIGPNGSGKSTLLRIMAGVDTEFFGIAKPDPTVKVGYLAQEPQLDTKLDVKGNVELGLKEIRQALDRFNEVSAKFAEPMDDAQMEKLLAEQAKLQDLIDATNGWELDRTLEMAMDALRLPPGDADVTKLSGGEKRRVALCRILLEKPDLLLLDEPTNHLDAESVAWLEQALKAYTGTIVCITHDRYFLDNVAEWILELDRGEGVPWKGNYSSWLDQKQKRLELEEKSESHRQKTLKRELEWVRASPKARQAKSKARIAAYEELFNQSQQKRDVTGEVMIPPGPPLGGLVVEAKGLRKAYGDRLLIDELNFKLPPGGIVGVIGPNGAGKTTLFRMMTGTEKPDAGELRIGESVVMAYVDQSRDSLDGEQSVFQEVSGGLDLIDLGKAGTVPSRAYLSGFAFKGTDQQKRVKDLSGGERNRLHLAKMLKAGGNLLLLDEPTNDLDVETLRSLEDALLSFAGCAVVISHDRWFLDRIVTHILAFEGDSKAFFFEGNFEDYEADKKKRLGPDALEPHRIRYRPLTKG
- a CDS encoding AAA family ATPase, whose amino-acid sequence is MIEKVQFRNFKAYRSLDLDLEPFTVLVGPNASGKTTLLDGLRMPTMLAPFKTGAGASELIPASFISFGVNQPAELVFQSHLRQTPAKVVIKGVGAPIPSISRQLEEDMATPEAVRRANHELRQFLHTATLLRFEARKLAGASYSEEQVPKVSRDGTGLASTIAFLKLSHEDLFGEIESALKQVVPSVRKIRVERAAVEQSNLRTIALDDQKTHVSEKRTLWGNRIVLDMQGAKGVPADSVGEGTLMALGLLTVLLGPQRPKLLLLDDIELALHPVAQGKLVGVLRTIQKNDPELQIAATSHSPFILNYLKPEEIRMTFLAENGFARCEKLTAHPEFEKWKDLMSPGEFWSTVGESWIGKVPASAPHE